From Cydia fagiglandana chromosome 6, ilCydFagi1.1, whole genome shotgun sequence, the proteins below share one genomic window:
- the LOC134665265 gene encoding intraflagellar transport protein 20 homolog, with product MAEELQKAHLYYDDINKIRVLEPTILKETEDVRDTCKDYETKIQDFGKIINSLLAMLTELGENVEKQKMAAIGSMNLLQSIAKERETEQAKLQAQINEKTIILEQLDSEYDALQILEATQMETVEYLTQLR from the exons ATGGCAGAAGAACTGCAAAAAGCTCATCTCTATTAcgatgatataaataaaattagagTATTAGAACCtaccatactaaaagagactgAAGATGTGAGAGATACTTGCAAAGATTATGAGACTA agaTACAAGATTTTGGTAAGATAATCAATTCTCTGCTGGCCATGCTCACGGAACTTGGAGAGAACGTAGAGAAACAGAAGATGGCTGCGATTGGTTCAATGAATCTTCTGCAATCAATCGCTAAAGAACGGGAAACGGAACAAGCCAAATTACAG GCCCAGATAAATGAGAAAACGATCATTCTCGAGCAATTGGACAGTGAATATGACGCCCTGCAGATTCTCGAGGCGACACAAATGGAAACTGTCGAATATTTAACGCAACTACGATAG